AGGGTTTGTTACTTTTCATTGATGAAGCTGATGCATTTTTGTGCGAGTAAGTTAAATTACCTTGATTACACTTCCGTATCTTTCTAGCACCATGGATTGCTGATGTTGATGTTTTGTAAGTCATTGCTGCGTCCCTAGGTGTTGAAATCAAGTAGTAGGAAATGACTGTTTTTGGTTCATTAGGATATGGTCTTAAATGCAAGTTTTTATTACCTGATGGAGCGCATAGCACTTGAACGCCTCCGAGAATGCTTCTTTTTGGCAGTGTTAATGAAattgttttcttaaaaaatggAGTGTACGTACAGGCGGATATTGAGTTTTCTCTAAAAtcaaatatggattttcatcTCTGAAAAAACACACTTCCTTCGATCCATCCAAATTATATTGCGTAATAGATGGGGTGGGGAGGGGTGGTTGATGGCTTACTAAAGAGAACATGGCAAAATATGAAATTCACATTCATATTTCTATTGTTTGCTTTCAAAACTTTGTAGCCAGTTTAGTGCGTGCACTGTTGATGGAGatcttatttaaataaaaatgacgTCTAACGGTAATATGTTAATTCAGGCGGAATAAAACATATATGAGTGAAGCTCAAAGAAGTGCCCTCAATGCACTCCTATTTCGAACTGGTGACCAGTCCAAGGATATAGTTCTTGCCCTTGCTACAAACCGACCTGGCGATCTTGATTCAGCTGTAGCGGACCGTATTGATGAAGTCTTAGAATTTCCTTTACCCGGTGAAGATGAGCGATTCAAGCTGATTAAACTCTATCTTGACAAGTACATTGTGCAAGCTGGGGCAAGAAAACCTGGCTTATTCTCACATTTGTTTCAGAAACAGCAGCAGAAAATAGAGGTAAAGGGTGTGAATGACGATATTTTAAAGGAAGCAGCTGCAAAGACTCATGGATTTTCAGGTAGAGAGATAGCTAAGCTTATGGCCAGTGTTCAAGCGGCAGTGTATGGTAGTGATGACTGTGTATTGGATCCTAACCTGTTTCGCGAAGTTGTAGATTATAAAGTTGCAGAGCATCAACAGAGAAGGAAACTTGCCGCGagtgaaaatgtttgagcgaaTAATAAGTTTACTGATTGTTCTTTTTGGGAGAAGTTCAAATGTGCTTTTGTAGGAATTTTACATTTATGGCCCAGATTTTTTCTTTCTGGGGATGCGTATTTATTTTCCCTCTTGAAAGTGGGAGGACAATTTTGATCGATTGTGCTAGACCAAATAATTTCATATTATCTCTCTCTGTATTTTGTAACCCACCCTAAATTCTAAGTTGATAAATTGTAGCGACAGATACTCGTGGTTAACTTAACCCCATATACTTTTGAGGAACTAGTCCCAGAAAGTATGATTCATTGCAAAATAACATGATTGTATGGTTAAACAAAAAAAGGCTGCGACATCGTTACATGTGATTGAATATTAGACATGATTCTTATTGTTAACCTTGAAATGAACATGGCAGCAAACAACACGCCGTAATACCATATCTTATCTGAATTGAATCTTGAGACCAACAGTATGATCAGTCCTAAAAACATGACAGGATATGAGCTATCATCTAGTGATGATGGTCTTGCTGATAGCGCAGTCCACAATATTTGCACATGGTAGGCTCGTCCTTGTCAAGGCAGATGAACTCAATTGGATGCCCAAGAGCTGGATTATCGTCTACAACCAAAGGGGACGATGATATAAACAAAGTGAAAACAGAAGCCACGATAACATTAAAGGTAAATGTCATTTTAACAGAGAAATTACTGTCCTGGTGTTTATTGTAGTTGGTAGCAGAAGTGGATAATTACAAAGTTCTGCCATGGGGAAAAATGGTTTCAACTCAATGGGAACTTTGGGGGCCAAGATCTTGTTCAAACTAACCTCCTTCACATGCAACGATTCGGCCTTCTACTTTGATAGGTGGAACTTCGTTGATCAACTCCATCGGGGAC
The DNA window shown above is from Primulina huaijiensis isolate GDHJ02 chromosome 12, ASM1229523v2, whole genome shotgun sequence and carries:
- the LOC140989748 gene encoding NADH dehydrogenase [ubiquinone] iron-sulfur protein 6, mitochondrial, translating into MAAFGRKNGFTAATQLLKNLTGSSNSRSLSGIVDREVITSHTAKWMQDTSKKSPMELINEVPPIKVEGRIVACEGDDNPALGHPIEFICLDKDEPTMCKYCGLRYQQDHHH